DNA from Parageobacillus thermoglucosidasius:
AAAGCGAAATTTGTCGAATTTTTGCGGATTATAGTTGCAATATAATCAATCCTTTGCTATAATCAATGTCGTTAATTGATCTGAAGGTACACTTGGTTATATATGGAATTAAAATCGCATAAAGCGGGTGGGGGTTAGTAGGGAAATACTTGCTGGACAAATTCGCTGCGAGCCGCCTCGGTATATTTGGCTTCTTTGAACAACTGGTTGCGGGTTGAGGAAGTGGCAGGGCAATTTCGGATGTGTGCAGTTTGAAAATAATGTGCGGGTGTAGTTTAGTGGTAAAACCTCAGCCTTCCAAGCTGATGTCGTGGGTTCGATTCCCATCACCCGCTCCATCCATATCGGGTACAACGCAGTGTTTCGTTTCTAAAAAGAACGAGGCATTGCGTTTTTATTTTTTATATAATTTGCAAGGCAGCATCCCCCCCGTGGATTTGCAAGAACATGTTTTGCATTGACTGCAGCAGTTTTTTGCATTGCTCTTGTGTCATGGATGGCAATAAATATACAATTTGGACAGCGTTTTTCGTGTCTTTTGTGACAGCTGTCCGCTGCGAATCAACAATTGGACTGCCAAATGGCCCATGAATGTCTTTTGATACGAGTTTACGGGAAAAGTTGACAGTGCGCCCATTGATGGCGATATACTCATCTTGATCTGTTCCTATCTCAACGGCAACCGGTCCCTCTAATTTATCTAAGTCGTAAATGCCGATTGGAATTTTATAATATAAGGAAAAGAAATTGTTCACATCAGCTGCCGAGTGGATAGTTGGGACAAAATTTTTCTTTTGAATACGTCGATATAAGCTTTCTGATGAAGGGCGATATTTGCTCGGATCTGTGCCGATTGCTTTAAAGATTCTGCGCCATTCTGCTAATTCGAGAATGTCGGCGACAGCGGTTTCCTGCAAATCAAAATAAATGGATTCTTGAAATAATTGGAGTTTCCCTTTTAACATTTGCGGAGAATCATCGACGACGATATCATTATACAATATCACACCTATTTTAAATTCAGGAATGGCCTGTTTTATCGCTTCGGAAACAGCAATATCCATATCTTTTTCACCTCCAAATTTTTTCTTTATTGTAACATAGATTCCGGATTTTGGCGAAAGGAGGGATAAACGATGGATGCGGCAGCGTTGAAACAAGAAATTATTGAATATAGCAAAACGATCGGGATTGATAAAATTGGATTTGCCAGCGCTGATCCATTTGTCGAGTTAAAAGAACGGCTTCGTCGCCAGCAAGAGTTAGGATATCAATCAGGATTTGAAGAACAGGATATTGAGAAAAGAACGAATCCTTCGCTGCTTTTGCCTGAGGCAAAATCCATCATTGCGATTGCCTTGGCGTATCCGTCCAAAATGAAAAATGCTCCGCGTGGCACAAAAATGGAAAGAAGAGGGATTTTTTGCAGAGCGTCATGGGGCAAAGATTATCATGACGTTTTACGGGAGCGGCTTGAAAAGTTAGAAGCATTTATTCTCGAGAAGGTTCCCCTTGCCAGAGTAAAATCAATGGTGGATACTGGGGAATTGGCAGACCGCGCGGTTGCGGAGCGTGCCGGAATTGGATGGAGCGGAAAAAATTGTTCGATTATTACTCTAGAGTTTGGTTCTTATGTTTATTTAGGAGAAATGATCACCAACATTCCGTTCCCGCCTGATGAACCTGTTGAGAGCCGCTGCGGAACATGTACGAAGTGCATCGATGCTTGCCCGACGGGAGCACTTGTACAGGGGGGACAGCTGAATGCCCAGCGATGCATCTCGTTTTTAACACAAACAAAAGGCTTTTTAGCCGATGAATTTCGCGATAAAATTGGAAACCGATTATACGGTTGTGATACGTGCCAGATGGTTTGTCCTGAAAATAAAGGAAAGGACTTTCATCTCCATCCGGAAATGGAGCCAGATCCTGAAGTGGTGAAACCAAAATTAATTCCGCTTTTGCATATAAGTAACCGGGAGTTTAAAGAAAAGTTTGGTTCGCTTGCTGGGGCATGGCGCGGGAAAAAACCGATTCAACGAAATGCGATTTTAGCGTTGGCGCATTATAAAGATAAAACGGCTGTTCCGCATTTGTTAAAGCTGTTAAAAGAAGACAGCCGCCCTGTCATTCGCGGAACGGCAGCGTGGGCGCTCGGAAAAATAGGTGATATGCGCGTTATTCCCGATTTAGAGGAAGCTGGCAGGACGGAAAAAGATCATGAAGTCCTTTTGGAAATACAAAAAGGATTGCAATTATTGCGTTCGAAGCAGGAAAAGGGAAAAAATCGCTCGCCTGCTACGTAAAGTAGTAGCAAAAACGAAAGTGGTGAGCGATGGTGAAAAAACAGCTGCAATGTTTATTAGAAAAAAGAGCGCAGCTTTTCGTGTCTAAAGACGGACGCAATGAAGAAGAAGCAGTGGAAAGGAAGCGCCGGCTGTTCGAAAAACGAGGGGCAGAAATTGTCCGCTGCACGATTAACAGTCAAATTATCAGTAAGTATGTTATGGAAAAAGAGGGAAGGGTCATTTATTTGGCGCATTATCAGTTTTTAGTTAAACATGGCACTGAGATGTATGTTGAGGAACAAGTAGAAAAAAGAAAAGCATATTTTGAACGCGGAGAGCTGATGAAGGATGAAAAAGTGGCTTCCGCAGAACCGGGAACGGCTCACCCCCGTTTAGAACGCGAGATGTTAATGGATGAAAGAATTTCCTATGAATATGATCGGGCAAAAGCGGTGCGTTATGCCGAAACGTGGTGGAACAGCTACAATCCAGCGTTTCCGCGGTTTGAAGTGAATTGCACGAATTTTGTTTCTCAATGCGTGCACGCAGGCGGAGCACCGATGACTGGATATCCGAATCGTGCAAAAGGATGGTGGTGCAAAAACAGCAATTGGAGTTACAGTTGGGCAGTGGCGCATTCTTTCCGCTGGTATTTAAGCGGAACACGCGTCGGCTTGCAAACGATGGAAGTGTCGTCACCAGAACAGTTGATGGCTGGAGATGTTATTTGTTATGATTTTCAAGGAGATGGCCGCTTTGATCATTCCACGATTGTCGTGGCGAAGGATGCGAACGGAATGCCGTTAGTGAATGCTCATACAACGAATAGCCGCATGCGCTATTGGTCGTATGAAGATTCCACAGCGTACACGCCGAATATTCGCTATAAATTTTTTCATATTATTGACCGAAAGTGACGATATGTTTTGAGGTGAATCGATATGCCATTACATGTAGTATTATATCAACCGGAAATCCCAGCAAATACGGGGAATATTGCACGCACTTGCGCGGCAACAGATACGGCGCTTCATTTGATTCGTCCGCTTGGTTTTTCCACAGATGATAAAATGTTAAAGCGCGCGGGGCTGGACTATTGGCCGTACGTCAATATTTCTTATTACGATTCGCTTGATGAATTATTTGGGCGGTACCCGCACGGAGAGTTTTACTTTATTACGAAGTTTGGCAAAAAATATTATGATTCTTTCGATTTTAGCGATACCGAAAAAGATCTTTTTTTTGTGTTTGGGCGTGAAACGACGGGATTGCCAAAAGATTTGCTTGAAGCGAATATGGACCGTTGTCTGCGCATTCCGATGAATGATAAAGTCCGTTCATTAAATCTGTCCAATACCGCCGCTATTTTAGTGTATGAAGCGTTGCGCCAACAAAAATTTAACGGTTTATTTTAAAAATAAAAAAACGACCTTCTGAAAAGGAGGTCGTTTTTTTGCATTAATTTTTTACGCCTGGTTTATCTTCATAGCCAGCCGTAAAGATTGCAGTTAAGAAGGCGATGATCACACCTAATACGAGCAATGTACGCATGCCGCTTCCTCCTTCACGAATGTTTGTCCCACCTTCTCATTATAGCGGATATGGCGAATGTTGTGAATGGGAAGCGTTATCACAGCAAACAGACAAATTTTTTTTTGCAATGAATGATACGGGACATCCTTGCATACATTGTAATAATCTTGTTGTTAAGACATCAAGGATAAGGAGGTCCTTTATGGATATTTTAAAGAAAATTGCACAATACCGGGAAGAAGAGGAACGGCTGAAATGGGAAGGTACATTCGCAGAGTATTTAGAGATTCTGAAAGAAAAGCCATGGATTGCTCAGTCCGCACATTCACGCGTTTATAATATGATTAAAGATGCTGGAATCGAGGTAGTGAATGGGAGAAAACGATATAAATTTTTCAGTAATCAGTTATTTGGATTGGAAGAGGCGCTAGAACGTTTAGTGGAAGAATATTTTCATCCGGCAGCAAAGCGGCTTGATGTGCGAAAACGTATCTTATTGCTGATGGGGCCTGTTGGAGGCGGGAAATCCACGCTTGTAACGCTGTTAAAACGGGGATTAGAAGCATATTCGCTAACGGATCGCGGCGCTGTGTATGCGATTAAAGGATGCCCGATGCATGAAGAAGCATACATATGATAAGTAAACTACAAAAGAGCTGCTTGATGGCAGCTCTTTTTCATTGTGATATGCTATCGGAAGCGGTAGTCTGTAATTTTAAGCTTTGGTGGTTCTGGATATTTTCCCATTTTTGTCGGTTCAACGATTTCAATGGTGATGTACTCAAACAAAGAGCGAATGGCGTACTTTTTCGCTTCATAGCTTAGGTTGTGCCATTCTTTTTTAATATTTTCTAACACTGTTTTGATTTCTTCAAGTGATGCTTCTTCTTCGTATTCGTTCAGAAGTTCGTATAATTCCATTTCCTGAATGGCGATCTCTTGCATGCGCTTGTTGTATTCGTCTTTGGGAATTTCTCCTTCGATGTAGAGTTCTTTGATGCGTTCTTTTCGCCCTTTCAGTTTTTGCAGTTGTTTTTCAATAAAGTCAGTGTCTAATTCTTTTTCCGATTCATTCGTTTCGACTTCAAGTTCTAGCTTTTCTGGAATATGAAGTGCTTCCAAAAACGCTTTTTCGATCGCTTCTTCGGCGATCGTTTGCACATCGCAGTTGCCAAATTTAAAGCGGCCTTGGCATTTATAGTAGCGGTATACGCCTCCGGACTTCCGTTTTCTTTGAGCGCCTGTAAATGACTTTCCGCATTTGGCGCAGCGGGCGACGCCGGAAAAAGGGTAATGGTTGTCTGAACGAAATGCCATATTGTAGCGATTTTGCAAAAGCTCTTGTACTTCTTGGAATGTTTCTTTTGAAATAATAGGCACGAAATTTTCTTGTTTAATTGGTGTAACTACGGGCTGCCCGCCAAGTTTTTGTTTGGACATGCTGCGGTAGTTCCAGCGAATATAGCCGGCGTAAATCGGATTGCGCAGAACATAGCGAACGGAAAAGTCGCTCCACATTTCCCCTTTTTTCGTTTTCACGCCACGTTGGTTAAGCTGCTTTGCGATGTTTTGAGAGCCGTGTGTTTTGTATTTCTCAAAGATAAAACGCACCCATTTGGCTTCTTCCTCATTGATGCGCAGCTCCCCGTCGACCAAATCGTATCCGTATGGGGCAGGGGCGCCGTTTCTTTGTCCTGTTTTGGAGCGTTCAAGCATATTTTCGAAGACGCGCTCTGCGATGGTTTCCCGTTCCCATTCTGCAATTGTAGCAACGATAGTGATGAAAAGGCGTCCGTTTGCTGTTGTCGTTTCAAATGACTCTGTGGCAGATTTGAACATAACATCATATTTTTGCATGATTTTAAGCAGTTTATGTAGATCGAGGACCGAACGAACAAGCCGGTCCAAACGATAAACAATGACGACATCGAATTTCTTTTGCTGCATATCCTTTATCAGCCGTTGCAAAGCGGGGCGGTCCATGTTTTTGGCTGAATAGCCGTCATCGCAATAATCATCCACAATCGTCCATCCTTGCGAAAGCGCAAATGCTTCGAGCCGCATTTTTTGTGCTTCTAAGGAGAAGCCTTCTTCTTTTTGCATATCGGTGCTTACCCGACGATACATCACGCATCTCATCAGTCTGCCTCCTTTTTATATTGTATTCATCGGGCAGGACATACTTGACTGAAATGGCAGGCATGCTGAAAAAAGCATTTTTTCTCCTAAGCATACCGATTTGCAGGTGGCTTCTGGAACAATATCTCACCTATTGTTCGGCCGTTGCATAACTAATATGCGGTTTCTGATCTGTTCCAAACGTTCTTTGCATAATTCAACAGGGATAACACAGATCAGCAACCAACTTCGCTGAAGTATTTGGCGCAAAGGAAAATAAATGAAACGTCGGGACGGATGGAGCAAGTCTGCTGGGTGAAAGGAGCGGAGCGGAAAGAAGATAAACAAGTGATCAGCGAAATTCTCGACACAGCAGTGTCGATTTAATCTCATAGCGGTTTTGCCGGGAATATGACTTTTCTATGAAATCGAAAATCGATTTTCAAAAGCTGGCGGAGATCCATAAAGGCAAAGCGGTGGGATAAGTTAATCTATCGACCTGTTAGTCTACTAATACTACCTTGTCTTGAAAGCATATATATCCCTAAACCCAAAAAAGGAGGGGGTCCGCATGAAGATCAACCTGACTGTTGAGCAAGCGAAAAAATTTCTATTGTGCTTCGTAGAAGACGCAAAACGCATCGTAAAAGAACGCAAACGCCAACAAAAAGAAGCAGCTAATAAAGGAAAAGCAGGCTAACTTGCGGCAGAAAGGAAGGAAATGAAGCCCCTGCTTATTTAATGAATGACGCAGATTATGATGGTATTAAGCATTCGGAAGAAGCGTAATGAATTATCTAAACTTGGAACAATACCGCGGCAAATCATTTTGGCTGATTTTTCGATAAAAGGGAATCTGGTGTCCGTATTGGGCAATACAGACAGTTTTAGTTAGCATGTTTGGACGATGGACGATATTTGCGGAGAGTATAAGGAAGCATGAAACATTAGCGGCTTTATTTAGACGAGCTTCTCAAAAGGAATGAAACAAAGAATTCGATCGGTATTGAGAAGCTGGATGTTATTGCTGTTGTGTTGGTTTGTATTGTTATACAAGAAATTGAATGCAGAAAGTTTTCGCTGAATAGTATGGCAAGGAAGAAATTTTATATTTCTTCCTTGCTCCCATTCTCCAAAATTCTAGCAATCTCTTTAAGAATTTGATTTTTCTCTTTTAATATTTTTATTAAACTTACTGCGAACCACACACCAAATATCAGTAGACCAATATAAATAATAAACGGAATAAAAGCAAGTAACGGAAACAAGCTTACAGAAGAATTCATGTTAGACCTCCAAAATGTTTTTGGATAATTATAACACAAGAGGTAAATAACGAAAAGTCAATTTGAAGCCTTAATAAACAATGAAATTACAGATTGGTGAACAGTTATGAAGAAAACATGCAGCTGCTTTCAATGAAAATGAAATAAGGTGAGGTGAGGAAAGAGTGACAGGAAAAAAGCCTCGCCAAAAAACGTGCGGGAATTAGGCGAGAATACCGTTCAGTATTAAAGAACATGAATGGAGAGGAACTATCATCAACATGGTACGGATTTTGGAACAAAGATGAAGAAAAGATGAAACAAGCTGAAGTAGCAGCAGCAAACTTAACCAACGAACAACTTATAAAATGATTTTAGAGAAGAGTATTGGAAACACAATAGCAAACATAAAGAAGAGCGTAATTACCTGAATAATTTATTTAAAGCTGGAATTAATTCATTAAAATATGGCTTGATAATGAAATCCTTAGCCCCTATTTGAAGGGCATCAATAATGAAACTTTTTTGCCCCATCGATGAACAAATTATTACTTTCGCTTCTGGATCAAATTTTAAAATACTTTTTAAAGCATCTAATCCATTCATAATAGGCATAATTAAGTCAAGTATAACAATGTCAGGTGTTTTTTCTTGGTAAAGAGATACAGCATTACTGCCATCAGAAGCTTCAGCAACAACTTGGTAACCATTATCGGTTAAAAGTTTCTTTAATAAATTTCTCGTAAACCTTGAATCGTCGGCAATTAATACAGTTTTATACATTTAAACCACCTTTCACTTAAAAAGTAAAGCAAATGGAAAATTTTTGTTGTAAAAAATGCGCATCTTGCATTTTACCCTTTTGAGTAATTTGTAGATGGAATATCAGATTTTTTGTATAAATTTGTCGAATTTTGTCTAACAATTCTAGAAAGAAATATTAACAAATTTTATAGTGAAATTTACATAGGAAAAATTCATTATTTTTGAAAATAGAAAACTGTTAAATAGTACTGTTGAGCTATTAAATAATAAAAAATATTCAGAATGACAGTTGTGTTTCCAAAAAGGCAAAGGAAGGGGATGAGATGAGAGAAATTAAGTTCGTACTTTTGTTTACCAGGAAAAGAGGATGCTGAATGTGAGAGGGAACTTAACGAATGAATCAGTTACGATAAATATTCACATATAGCGGCAATCAAGTACGCACAATTGTTAAAGATGAGAAAATTAGTTTGTTGCTGGGGATGTTTGCGATATATTCGATATATTCAATCATTCCAATCATAAAATGGCAGTATCCCGGCTCACTGAAGATGAGGTACACCGCTTCGCTTGGCCGCCGCCAACTAGCGGCGATCGTGAATGAAGCGGGTTTATTCATTGATTCTGACCAGCGATAAACCGCAGCCAAGGTTAAACACTTGATTGCGCATGAAGTTATTCTATCAATTTACAAAACTGGTAGTTAATGTGGATTCCGAAAATGTTTAGCGAGGCTTCACGCCTTGCTTCGAATATTCCATCAACTAATTTTGGAAATTCAAGCACTTAACCTACGACTCTTGTCTAATCAAATTTATTATCCTGATCATATATTGAAGCATCAAGTGAAGAGAGGTGAAGTATGTTGTCAAAAAATAGAACAGAAAATCATCATGGTAACAATAAACCAAGGGTAAGATGTGATTGTGTTAATGGGCAAGTGGTGACAGTGCATGGACCTGTACAAGCAGGGCCTCCGGGACCTCCAGGACCTCCGGGGCCTCCAGGGGCTGGTGCCATTATTCCATATGCATCTGGAGTAACTCCTGTTGCATTGACCAGGGTTGATGTAGCAGGTGTAGTAGCCAGTATTGGAGCTATCCTTGGATTCGGAAGTTCTGCGCCAACTGTTAATCTTGATACAGGGGTACTGGATCTAGGTGTTGGTGTCACGAACATTCCTGACTTTGCATTTGTGGTTCCTCGTACCGGGACAGTTACATCCATATCTGCATTCTTTAGTGCTACAGTGGGAGTAACTTTAACTGCAGCTGAAACAGTTAGAGCAGAATTATGGAGAGCGCCGGCAGCTAGCAACACCTTTACGCCAACAGGCGTTTTCGTAGATTTAGCACCAGCTTTCGGCCCTGGAGTTACCGCTGGCGATACTGCAACTGGCACTGCAACAGCATCATTGCCGGTAGTTGCCGGTGACAAACTATTGCTGGTTGTTTCTTTTGCACCTGGCGGCACCGCTATCAGTACTCTTACAGGTTTTGCAAGTGCAGGCGTTGGAATCAGTTAATTTCACTTAGTAACAAACTTCAAAGATATCGAGATCAAGTCGACATAAGAAACATTCTTACATGACAACGCCTTTCTTTTTGTTTTTCCTGTAAGAACATCGATAACCGTTCGAGGAATGGCAGGTTTATGGAAGAAAACTGAAGGAAAGTATGAAAAAGACAAAAAGGGAGCATATATTATACATGACTAATATGTTCAACTTGTCGACTTTGCCGACAAGCTGAAGAGGATGTCCCAAAAGTGTTCGCATAGCGTTCGCTTTTGGGGCACTTTTTTGGGCAAAAAAAGAAGAAAACCGTTCCTTTTTTGGTATAATAGAGTCACCACAACCCTACCAAGAAAGGACGGTTTTCTTATGTACATTTATTATAACCGAGATCAACTCATTTTGCCAATGGATCTTGAAATTCTCATTCCCAAACATCATCTTTGCCGGATCGTGGATCTAGCCGTGGAAAAAATGGATCCAGCTCTGCTCGTTTCCCTCTATCCCGGCGGAGGCCGCCCAGCCTATCATCCGAAAATGATGTTGAAAGTCATCCTGTATGCCTACGCCAATCGGATCTATTCCTCTCGCCAAATCGCCAAGCAATTGAAAGAAAACATTTATTTTATGTGGCTATCCGGCCATCAAACACCGGATTTCCGCACCATCAACCGATTTCGGTCGGAACGGATGAAGGACATCATTTACGAAACGTTTTTCTCCATTGTCGATCTTCTGCGTCAAGAAGGGTTGGTCAAACTAGAGGATTACTTTCTGGATGGAACGAAAATCGAGGCCAGCGCCAACAAGTACACGTTCGTTTGGCGCAAATCAACGGAAAAGTACGATCAGAAGTTGGAGGAGAAATTCCGGAAAATCGTAGCCTCGATCGAACAGGTGGTAAAAGAGGATGAAGAGTCGGAACAAGAAGGAGATTTTCAAGAAAAGCTGGAAGCTTCACCGATCACGTCTGAAAAGATCGAAGCCGTGATCGAACAAGTGGAAGAACATCTAAAGAAAGAGCCGAAGAATCGCACGTTAAAGAAAGCAAAACAGCAATTGGAACAAGACATTCTCCCCCGTAAGAAAAAATATGAAGAATACAAAAAAGTGTTAGGCGAACGAAACAGTTTTTCGAAAACGGACCCCGATGCGACGTTTATGCGGATGAAAGACGACCATATGAAAAACGGCCAGCTCAAACCGGGATATAATGTGCAGATAGGGACAGAGAACCAATTCATCACTGGATTTAGCGTGCATCAACGGGCGGGGGATGCCGGATGCTTCATTTCACATTTGGAGCAATTGGCCGCCTATGGGCGTCCCATGCCTAAACGAGCGATTGCGGATTCCGCCTATGGGAGTGAGGAGAACTACACGTACTGCGAGAAAAAGCAGATCGTCGCGCTGATCAAGTACAACACATTGGACCGGGAACAAACGAAAGCGTGGGCGAAAGAGATCGGCCGAATCGAGAACATGACGTACGATGAGGAATTGGATGAGTGGATTTGCGCGAAAGGGGAACGGCTGGTGTTTGTGTATAAACGGAAGGAAACGACCGACAACGGGTACGTCATCGTCAAACGGACGTATCGTTGTACAGCATGTGCCGGATGCCCGTTTCAAGCAGCATGTGCCAAAGGCAAAGACACGAAAACCATCCGCGTTTCCTTGAAAAATCAACAACAACGGCAAGAAATCCGGAAACGGCTGTCCACGGAAGAAGGGGCGACGACATATCGAAGACGGCAAATCGAAAACGAGCCGGTGTTTGGGCAAATCAAGCATAATCAGCAATTTCATCGGTTTTCATTGAGAGGCCTCCCAAAAATTACCTTGGAGTGGGGTCTAGTTTGTGCTGCCCACAATTTGAGAAAGTGGGCCACAACGACCGACCCAACAAGGAAAAAATAGGATAAAATTCGGAAATAAGGAGAAATTCCTGCCTCAAAAAAGGAATAAATAACCAAATGGTAAGAAAAAGAAACAGAGGCTACTCTCAAAAGGTCGGTTTAGACGACCTTTTGAGACAGCCTCTTTTATTTTTTGCTGGAATGAAGTATTTTTCCGGTTATCTATTTAGGGATTGAAACCTTTATACCCGAAGTTGCACAGGTTCAATTCAATTATAACGGTCGCTGCCATCTGAGCCAAATCCTAATTCCCCGGATGAATTTTTCCCCCCCAAACCCATAATGTCCCATCTTTTCGAAGTGCGATAGTATGTCCATCACGTGTGTCTAAAGAAATGATGTTTGTTAGTTTCTTTATTTGAATTGGATTCTTTATTATAAACTTATCAGGATTATCCCGTCCTTTTATTCCAATTCCCAATTGTCCCTCGTTATTTTGTCCTTGTGCCCAAACAGTGCCATCTTTCTTAAGCACCAAATTATGCACATAACCTGTCTTAACCATTACTGCATCTTTAATTCCTTTTACTTGAGAAGGCTTTTTCGTCCAATTCTTGCTTGCTATAAGCGGTATTTGTTTGCCTAATTAGCCCCAATATTGCTGATATGGAGGAACGTAAGGCTGGTGTTGGCATTGTGGGGGATATTGCTGATGCCAGTTTAAATATGGATGGGATATATTTTCCTTCGCTTTGTTGCAGTTTTTGTATGGACCTATATAAGTTGATGGTTTAATTGGTGCAATTGCTTGTTTCCATTGATTTTCATCGAGGCAATAAGTATGTGCCATGATCTTTGCAGGAGTAAATTTTAAAATGTCAGAACCTAAAACTACTTCTGGAGTTGGTGCATCAAAAATGGCCAAAAGATGGGTGTTGTTAACTTTAGCTACTTCATAATGCCACCAACCTCGAGGAATGTTTACCACATGTCCGGGTGTCATCGAATAATGGAGGAGTTGTTTTGTAAATGGGTTGAGTATTGATACAGTGGCAGCACCAGAAATACAATAGACCAGCTCGGCTGCATTTGGGTGATAGTGCGGTTCTATGACATTATTAGCACTTAGGAAAATATCGAGCAGAGACACATTTTCCAGTGTATTCAACTGTTTTACACCTAATACGTTAATATAATTATTGTTATCTTTTTTAAACAAGGGGCTTTTATTGATGTCAAAAGTGTATTGGGGTGCTTGGGATGTGTTATCCATATAGGAAACCATAAATTCTCTTCACCTCTTTACTTAGTAAAAACCAACTTTATATAGGCATGTTATGAACTAACAGTGAGTTTGGTGTGCGCAGTTATTAAAAATTAGCGTATAGTTCAGAGACAGTGCGAAGCATGAAGCAAAGGAGGCGGAACATTCCATTTCTTGAAGAATTTATCAGGAAGAACGTGTTGCAAAACGCGTAATGGATACATCAATGCACATAAAAAATCCGCCACATACAGTATTCTCCAATCGCGCTAATCGACAGCACAGCCATTCGCAGCAGTCTTTACGATTGGAAGTATCCATCTGGTATCACTGGTTGAAAAGATGTAAGTGCCATTTCTGCACTACTTTATGTAGACGCATCCAAAGAAGAATTAGGCA
Protein-coding regions in this window:
- a CDS encoding response regulator encodes the protein MYKTVLIADDSRFTRNLLKKLLTDNGYQVVAEASDGSNAVSLYQEKTPDIVILDLIMPIMNGLDALKSILKFDPEAKVIICSSMGQKSFIIDALQIGAKDFIIKPYFNELIPALNKLFR
- a CDS encoding exosporium glycoprotein BclB-related protein — its product is MLSKNRTENHHGNNKPRVRCDCVNGQVVTVHGPVQAGPPGPPGPPGPPGAGAIIPYASGVTPVALTRVDVAGVVASIGAILGFGSSAPTVNLDTGVLDLGVGVTNIPDFAFVVPRTGTVTSISAFFSATVGVTLTAAETVRAELWRAPAASNTFTPTGVFVDLAPAFGPGVTAGDTATGTATASLPVVAGDKLLLVVSFAPGGTAISTLTGFASAGVGIS
- the queG gene encoding tRNA epoxyqueuosine(34) reductase QueG — translated: MDAAALKQEIIEYSKTIGIDKIGFASADPFVELKERLRRQQELGYQSGFEEQDIEKRTNPSLLLPEAKSIIAIALAYPSKMKNAPRGTKMERRGIFCRASWGKDYHDVLRERLEKLEAFILEKVPLARVKSMVDTGELADRAVAERAGIGWSGKNCSIITLEFGSYVYLGEMITNIPFPPDEPVESRCGTCTKCIDACPTGALVQGGQLNAQRCISFLTQTKGFLADEFRDKIGNRLYGCDTCQMVCPENKGKDFHLHPEMEPDPEVVKPKLIPLLHISNREFKEKFGSLAGAWRGKKPIQRNAILALAHYKDKTAVPHLLKLLKEDSRPVIRGTAAWALGKIGDMRVIPDLEEAGRTEKDHEVLLEIQKGLQLLRSKQEKGKNRSPAT
- a CDS encoding chromosome condensation regulator, which encodes MVKTGYVHNLVLKKDGTVWAQGQNNEGQLGIGIKGRDNPDKFIIKNPIQIKKLTNIISLDTRDGHTIALRKDGTLWVWGGKIHPGN
- a CDS encoding B3/B4 domain-containing protein, with the protein product MDIAVSEAIKQAIPEFKIGVILYNDIVVDDSPQMLKGKLQLFQESIYFDLQETAVADILELAEWRRIFKAIGTDPSKYRPSSESLYRRIQKKNFVPTIHSAADVNNFFSLYYKIPIGIYDLDKLEGPVAVEIGTDQDEYIAINGRTVNFSRKLVSKDIHGPFGSPIVDSQRTAVTKDTKNAVQIVYLLPSMTQEQCKKLLQSMQNMFLQIHGGDAALQII
- the trmL gene encoding tRNA (uridine(34)/cytosine(34)/5-carboxymethylaminomethyluridine(34)-2'-O)-methyltransferase TrmL is translated as MPLHVVLYQPEIPANTGNIARTCAATDTALHLIRPLGFSTDDKMLKRAGLDYWPYVNISYYDSLDELFGRYPHGEFYFITKFGKKYYDSFDFSDTEKDLFFVFGRETTGLPKDLLEANMDRCLRIPMNDKVRSLNLSNTAAILVYEALRQQKFNGLF
- a CDS encoding amidase domain-containing protein; translation: MKKQLQCLLEKRAQLFVSKDGRNEEEAVERKRRLFEKRGAEIVRCTINSQIISKYVMEKEGRVIYLAHYQFLVKHGTEMYVEEQVEKRKAYFERGELMKDEKVASAEPGTAHPRLEREMLMDERISYEYDRAKAVRYAETWWNSYNPAFPRFEVNCTNFVSQCVHAGGAPMTGYPNRAKGWWCKNSNWSYSWAVAHSFRWYLSGTRVGLQTMEVSSPEQLMAGDVICYDFQGDGRFDHSTIVVAKDANGMPLVNAHTTNSRMRYWSYEDSTAYTPNIRYKFFHIIDRK
- a CDS encoding IS1182 family transposase, which codes for MYIYYNRDQLILPMDLEILIPKHHLCRIVDLAVEKMDPALLVSLYPGGGRPAYHPKMMLKVILYAYANRIYSSRQIAKQLKENIYFMWLSGHQTPDFRTINRFRSERMKDIIYETFFSIVDLLRQEGLVKLEDYFLDGTKIEASANKYTFVWRKSTEKYDQKLEEKFRKIVASIEQVVKEDEESEQEGDFQEKLEASPITSEKIEAVIEQVEEHLKKEPKNRTLKKAKQQLEQDILPRKKKYEEYKKVLGERNSFSKTDPDATFMRMKDDHMKNGQLKPGYNVQIGTENQFITGFSVHQRAGDAGCFISHLEQLAAYGRPMPKRAIADSAYGSEENYTYCEKKQIVALIKYNTLDREQTKAWAKEIGRIENMTYDEELDEWICAKGERLVFVYKRKETTDNGYVIVKRTYRCTACAGCPFQAACAKGKDTKTIRVSLKNQQQRQEIRKRLSTEEGATTYRRRQIENEPVFGQIKHNQQFHRFSLRGLPKITLEWGLVCAAHNLRKWATTTDPTRKK
- a CDS encoding recombinase family protein — its product is MRCVMYRRVSTDMQKEEGFSLEAQKMRLEAFALSQGWTIVDDYCDDGYSAKNMDRPALQRLIKDMQQKKFDVVIVYRLDRLVRSVLDLHKLLKIMQKYDVMFKSATESFETTTANGRLFITIVATIAEWERETIAERVFENMLERSKTGQRNGAPAPYGYDLVDGELRINEEEAKWVRFIFEKYKTHGSQNIAKQLNQRGVKTKKGEMWSDFSVRYVLRNPIYAGYIRWNYRSMSKQKLGGQPVVTPIKQENFVPIISKETFQEVQELLQNRYNMAFRSDNHYPFSGVARCAKCGKSFTGAQRKRKSGGVYRYYKCQGRFKFGNCDVQTIAEEAIEKAFLEALHIPEKLELEVETNESEKELDTDFIEKQLQKLKGRKERIKELYIEGEIPKDEYNKRMQEIAIQEMELYELLNEYEEEASLEEIKTVLENIKKEWHNLSYEAKKYAIRSLFEYITIEIVEPTKMGKYPEPPKLKITDYRFR